In Anomalospiza imberbis isolate Cuckoo-Finch-1a 21T00152 chromosome 19, ASM3175350v1, whole genome shotgun sequence, a genomic segment contains:
- the MRPS7 gene encoding small ribosomal subunit protein uS7m, with the protein MAAPSAAGLGWRLRAWLPRIMPVRWSRYSPSYLEPEVKKESYQKPLEELTEEEREHMELKAVLPIKAAPPSLSSSVFSDPMISKFTNMMMKSGNKVLARSLMSQTLEAIKRKQLEKYHKAPENEKETIECNPYVIFHQALKNCQPIIGLSNITKGGKTYQVPVPLTDNRKRFLAMKWLITECRENKHRRTLMPEKLSQELLLAFNNEGPVIKKKHVLHKMAEANRAYAHFRWW; encoded by the exons ATGGCGGCGCCCAGcgcggcggggctgggctggcggCTGCGGGCGTGGCTGCCCCG GATAATGCCGGTGAGATGGAGCCGCTACAGCCCCAGCTACCTGGAGCCAGAAGTGAAAAAGGAATCGTATCAGAAACCTTTAGAGGAGCTGACTGAGGAGGAAAGGGAACACATGGAGCTTAAGGCTGTTCTACCCATCAAAGCTGCTCCTCCCAGTCTCTCCAGTTCCGTGTTCAGCGACCCCATGATCAG CAAATTCACCAATATGATGATGAAGAGTGGAAATAAAGTGCTGGCCAGAAGCCTCATGTCTCAG ACTTTGGAGGCCATTAAAAGAAAGCAGCTGGAGAAGTACCACAAAGCTCCAGAAAATGAGAAGGAGACAATTGAATGCAACCCCTACGTCATTTTCCACCAGGCTCTCAAGAACTGTCAGCCCATCATTGGGCTCAGCAACATCACCAAAGGAGGCAAAACCTACCAG GTGCCCGTCCCGCTGACGGACAATCGGAAGCGCTTCCTGGCCATGAAGTGGTTGATCACCGAGTGCAGGGAGAACAAGCACCGCCGGACACTGATGCCAGAAAAGctctcccaggagctgctcctggccttcAACAACGAGGGGCCCGTCATCAAGAAGAAACACGTCCTGCACAAGATGGCAGAGGCCAACCGGGCGTACGCCCACTTCCGCTGGTGGTAG
- the GGA3 gene encoding ADP-ribosylation factor-binding protein GGA3 has translation MAEAEGESLESWLNKATNPSNRQEDWEYIIGFCDQINKELEGPQIAVRLLAHKIQSPQEWEAVQALTVLEACMKNCGRRFHNEVGKFRFLNELIKVVSPKYLGDRVSEKVKSKVIELLYSWTVALPEESKIKDAYYMLKRQGIVMFDPVIPADRTLIPSPPPRPKNPVFDDEEKSKLLAKLLKSKNPDDLQEANKLIKSMVKEDEARIQKVTKRMHTLEEVNNNVKLLNEMLVHYSKEESSEADRELMKELYERCETKRRTLFKLASETEDNDSSLGDILQASDNLSRVINSYKKIIEGQVINGEVDLPGMSVVEGSNSTNNLNTLIDLAGLDVTSTPPPPMPPSSLAPAPSTAPGPAEIPILPPPPQTLAPLRSSSSGQVETAPAQQGSTTNSLSLLDEELLCLGLNDPAPAVGKETSENNQWSMFENEQLDLDFFNPKMMTVACNSAGNSLLHHTSQTTCGTSATLPSAFPASQTAPSIPAPNSAPFVFPAVPAAPAGPPKTIPAAPGYFSSVGSSMSHKMDALGQLLEEAKGSTTQGMATPSVFPGVTLPTTITPAPLAAPAGLPATASGAPPAPFPSSCTAGSGSPLFQPASFQQQGSPMKAPEISLANVHVPLESIKPSSALPVTAYDKNGFRILLHFARECPPGRSDVLVVVVSMLNTAPLPVRNIVLQAAVPKSMKVKLQPPSGTELSPFNPIQPPAAITQVMLLANPAKEKVRLRYRLTFTLGDQPSTEVGEVDQFPPVEQWGNL, from the exons ATGGCGGAGGCTGAGGGGGAGAGCCTGGAGTCGTGGCTGA ATAAAGCCACCAACCCATCCAACAGGCAGGAAGACTGGGAATACATCATCGGATTCTGTGACCAGATCAATAAGGAACTTGAAGG GCCACAGATAGCTGTGAGACTCCTGGCTCATAAAATCCAGTCACCACAGGAATGGGAGGCAGTCCAAGCCTTGACA GTGCTGGAAGCTTGTATGAAGAATTGTGGGAGAAGATTCCATAATGAAGTTGGGAAGTTTCGCTTTTTAAATGAGTTAATAAAAGTTGTATCTCCAAAG TACCTGGGGGACCGAGTCTCAGAGAAGGTGAAGTCCAAAGTGATTGAATTGCTGTATAGCTGGACTGTGGCATTGCCAGAGGAATCCAAAATCAAGGATGCCTACTACATGCTGAAGAGACAAG GGATTGTCATGTTTGATCCTGTGATTCCTGCAGACAGAACACTGATTCCTTCCCCACCGCCTCGTCCCAAGAACCCGGTGTTTGATGATGAGGAGAAATCCAAG CTTCTAGCCAAGCTGCTGAAAAGCAAAAACCCAGATGATTTACAAGAGGCCAACAAACTTATAAAATCCATGGTAAAAGAG GATGAGGCTCGGATCCAGAAGGTGACAAAGCGCATGCACACGCTGGAGGAGGTGAACAACAATGTGAAGCTGCTCAATGAGATGCTGGTTCACTACAGCAAAGAGGAGTCATCAGAGGCTGACAGGGAGCTCATGAAG GAGCTCTATGAAAGGTGTGAAACCAAAAGACGGACACTGTTCAAGCTGGCCAGTGAGACAGAGGATAATGACAGCAGTTTGG GGGATATTCTGCAGGCCAGTGACAATTTATCACGTGTGATAAATTcctataaaaaaataatagaggGGCAAGTGATCAATGGTGAAGTGGATCTCCCTGGGATGTCTGTAGTGGAAG GGAGTAACTCCACCAATAATCTCAACACCCTCATTGACCTTGCTGGACTGGACGTCACCAGCACGCCGCCACCTCCGATGCCACCCAGCAGCCTGGcaccagcccccagcacagcccctggcccagctgaaatccccatcctccctcctcctccccagacACTGGCGCCGCTGCGCAGCAGCTCCTCCGGCCAGGTGGAAACAGCGCCTgctcagcagggcagcacaACCAACTCCCTGTCCTTGCTGGATGAGGAGCTCCTGTGCTTGG GCCTGAATGACCCAGCTCCTGCAGTAGGGAAGGAGACCTCGGAAAACAACCAGTGGAGCATGTTTGAG AATGAGCAGTTGGACCTGGATTTCTTTAATCCGAAGATGATGACTGTTGCTTGCAACTCTGCAGGGAACTCTCTTCTCCATCACACATCACAGACCACGTGTGGGACATCAGCCACGCTGCCTTCTGCTTTCCCAGCCTCCCAGACTGCTCCCAGCATCCCAGCACCAAACTCAGCACCGTTTGTAtttcctgctgtgccagctgcccctGCAGGGCCTCCTAAGACtattccagctgctcctgggtaCTTCAGCTCTGTGGGGAGCAGTATGTCACATAAGATGGATGCATTGGGACAGCTCCTTGAAGAAGCCAAAGG GAGTACCACCCAAGGCATGGCAACACCTTCAGTGTTCCCTGGGGTTACTTTGCCAACCACCATCACCCCTGCCCCATTAgcagcacctgcagggctgccagcCACTGCCTCTGGGGCCCCTCCAGCTCCCTTCCcaagcagctgcactgctggatcAGGAAGTCCTCTCTTCCAGCCGGCATCATTCCAGCAGCAAGGCAGTCCCATGAAAGCACCTGAAATTTCTTTGGCCAATGTCCATGTTCCCTTGGAATCCATTAAACCCA GCAGTGCCCTGCCCGTGACAGCCTATGACAAGAACGGGTTCCGGATCCTGCTGCACTTTGCCAGGGAGTGCCCGCCGGGCCGCTCGGATGTGCTGGTCGTGGTGGTGTCCATGCTGAACACGGCGCCGCTGCCTGTGAGGAACATCGTGCTGCAGGCGGCCGTGCCCAAG TCCATGAAGGTGAAGCTACAGCCACCCTCTGGCACCGAGCTCTCTCCGTTCAATCCCATCCAGCCACCAGCTGCCATCACCCAGGTCATGCTTCTGGCAAATCCTGCAAAG